The following coding sequences are from one Cervus canadensis isolate Bull #8, Minnesota chromosome 4, ASM1932006v1, whole genome shotgun sequence window:
- the CXXC5 gene encoding CXXC-type zinc finger protein 5 — MSSLSSGPQDTGGSSSSGTNGSSGGGPKAGVADKSAAVAAAAPASVADDAPPPERRNKSGIISEPLNKSLRRSRPLSHYSSFGGSGGSGGGSMMGGESAEKAAAAAASLLANGHDLAAAMAVDKSNSTSKHKSGAVASLLSKAERATELAAEGQLTLQQFAQSTEMLKRVVQEHLPLMSEAGAGLPDMEAVAGAEALNGQSDFPYLGAFPINPGLFIMTPAGVFLAESALHMAGLAEYPMQGELASAISSGKKKRKRCGMCAPCRRRINCEQCSSCRNRKTGHQICKFRKCEELKKKPSAALEKVMLPTGAAFRWFQ; from the exons ATGTCGAGCCTCAGCAGTGGCCCCCAGGACaccggcggcagcagcagcagcggcaccAATGGCAGTAGTGGCGGTGGCCCAAAGGCGGGAGTGGCAGACAAGAGTGCGGCGGTGGCCGCTGCTGCGCCAGCCTCGGTGGCGGATGATGCCCCACCCCCCGAGCGGCGGAACAAGAGCGGCATCATCAGTGAACCCCTCAACAAGAGCCTGCGCCGCTCCCGCCCCCTCTCCCACTACTCTTCGTTTGGGGGCAGCGGCGGCAGTGGCGGCGGGAGCATGATGGGCGGGGAGTCAGCCGAAAAGGCAGCCGCAGCCGCCGCCTCCCTGTTGGCCAACGGGCACGACCTGGCGGCGGCCATGGCTGTGGACAAAAGCAACTCTACCTCAAAGCACAAAAGCGGTGCTGTGGCCAGCCTGCTGAGCAAGGCGGAGCGCGCCACGGAGCTGGCGGCCGAGGGACAGCTGACGCTGCAGCAGTTTGCGCAGTCCACGGAGATGCTGAAGCGTGTGGTGCAGGAGCACCTACCGCTGATGAGCGAGGCGGGCGCCGGCCTGCCCGACATGGAGGCTGTGGCGGGGGCTGAAGCCCTCAACGGCCAGTCCGACTTCCCCTACCTGGGCGCCTTTCCCATCAACCCGGGCCTCTTCATCATGACCCCCGCGGGCGTGTTCCTGGCTGAGAGCGCGCTGCACATGGCCGGCCTGGCCGAGTACCCCATGCAGGGAGAGCTGGCCTCCGCCATCAGCTCGGGCAAGAAGAAGCGGAAACGCTGCGGCATGTGTGCGCCCTGCCGGCGGCGCATCAACTGCGAGCAGTGCAGCAGTTGTAGGAACCGAAAGACTGGCCATCAGATTTGCAAATTCAGAAAATGTGAGGAACTCAAAAAGAAGCCTTCCGCTGCTCTGGAG AAGGTGATGCTTCCGACGGGAGCCGCCTTCCGGTGGTTTCAGTGA